One window from the genome of Pararhizobium gei encodes:
- a CDS encoding DUF1638 domain-containing protein, translating to MERVKAEKVHVIGCGAIAREILAICEANRLSHIDLTCLPAIWHNTPEKITPGIKEAIDKARSEGFARIFIAYADCGTGGLLDRLCKEEQVERIDGPHCYSFFAGNTAFEAAWDDDFTSFFLTDFLARQFEAFVIEPLGLDRHPELRDMYFGHYKKLVYLSQVEDEKLQAKAMAAAETLGLAYEYRFTGYGDLLPALLEAH from the coding sequence ATGGAACGCGTGAAAGCGGAAAAGGTTCACGTCATAGGTTGCGGCGCGATTGCCCGTGAAATCCTTGCGATCTGCGAAGCCAACCGGCTGTCCCACATCGACCTCACCTGTCTTCCCGCCATCTGGCACAACACGCCGGAGAAGATTACCCCCGGCATCAAGGAAGCCATCGACAAGGCCCGCTCGGAAGGCTTTGCCCGGATCTTCATCGCCTATGCCGACTGCGGCACCGGGGGTCTGCTGGACCGTCTTTGCAAGGAAGAACAGGTCGAGCGCATCGACGGACCGCACTGCTATTCCTTTTTTGCCGGCAATACGGCCTTCGAAGCGGCCTGGGACGATGATTTCACCTCCTTCTTCCTCACCGATTTCCTAGCCCGCCAGTTCGAGGCCTTCGTCATCGAGCCCTTGGGCCTCGATCGTCATCCGGAACTGCGGGACATGTATTTTGGACACTACAAGAAACTCGTCTATCTCTCGCAGGTGGAAGACGAAAAGCTGCAGGCCAAGGCGATGGCTGCGGCCGAAACACTGGGTCTTGCCTACGAATACCGGTTCACCGGATATGGCGACCTTCTGCCGGCACTTCTCGAAGCGCATTGA
- a CDS encoding exopolysaccharide biosynthesis protein — MADTFAAGISSRPYADHHPQQLSQLLRTLSLNAGPKVSLRDLAIAMEDRSFGAFLVVFALPNLIPLPPGATFVLGLPLVFVAWQMFASSRSRIWLPRRMGDYAFDNATFFIFVNRILPWLQRAETVIKPRGWFLSGRLAERLIGLLALVLAIVIFLPIPFGNWLPAFALAVIGFAHMERDGIGLVAGALIGVTAIAIAATVVAAAGAFLVFLI; from the coding sequence ATGGCAGACACTTTTGCGGCTGGGATATCGTCAAGACCCTATGCGGACCATCATCCGCAGCAGCTCTCGCAGCTCCTGCGCACCCTGTCGCTCAACGCAGGTCCGAAAGTCAGTCTGCGGGATCTTGCCATCGCCATGGAAGATCGCTCCTTCGGCGCCTTTCTGGTCGTATTTGCGCTTCCCAACCTCATTCCGCTGCCGCCGGGCGCCACCTTCGTCCTCGGGCTTCCGCTGGTCTTCGTCGCCTGGCAGATGTTTGCCTCCAGCCGCAGCCGCATCTGGCTGCCCAGGCGTATGGGTGACTATGCGTTCGACAACGCCACCTTCTTCATCTTCGTCAACCGCATCCTTCCCTGGCTGCAGCGCGCCGAAACCGTCATCAAACCGCGCGGCTGGTTTCTGTCCGGCCGTCTTGCCGAACGGCTGATCGGGCTGCTCGCACTTGTTCTCGCCATCGTCATTTTCCTTCCCATTCCGTTCGGCAACTGGTTGCCAGCCTTTGCGCTTGCGGTGATCGGCTTTGCCCATATGGAACGGGACGGCATCGGCCTCGTCGCCGGCGCGCTGATCGGGGTGACGGCCATCGCAATCGCGGCGACGGTCGTCGCAGCCGCTGGCGCCTTTCTTGTTTTCCTCATCTGA
- a CDS encoding formyl transferase, whose protein sequence is MTQSNKRPVLVVTAGGRNPQILINALQHRFETVSVLLEKPESKTVFFKRRARKLGRAMAAGQLATMVVSKFGKRFTEKRAQEIIRQYNVSDTINPTVPVIDILSVNSTEAINHIRRLDPGVVFLVSCRMLSSGILAAIPCPVINFHAGINPQYRGLMGGYWSRIAGDERNFGSTVHLVDKGVDTGGILYQSRMAPSKEDTLHTYPLLQTAAATDIAIRAVEDALAGNLRPLTVGGPSRQWYHPPVWTWLWNGFTRGIW, encoded by the coding sequence ATGACCCAGAGCAACAAGCGGCCAGTCCTGGTCGTCACGGCCGGGGGCCGAAATCCGCAAATTCTGATCAACGCGCTTCAACACCGCTTCGAAACAGTGTCAGTCCTGCTCGAGAAGCCGGAATCGAAGACGGTTTTTTTCAAACGCCGCGCGCGCAAGCTCGGACGAGCGATGGCGGCCGGGCAACTGGCGACGATGGTCGTGTCGAAATTCGGCAAACGCTTTACCGAGAAGCGCGCGCAGGAGATAATTCGCCAGTACAATGTCAGCGACACGATCAATCCGACCGTGCCGGTCATCGACATCCTCTCGGTCAACTCGACTGAGGCGATCAACCATATCCGCCGGCTCGATCCCGGCGTCGTCTTCCTTGTCAGCTGCCGCATGCTGTCATCCGGCATACTTGCCGCAATCCCCTGCCCCGTCATCAATTTCCATGCCGGGATCAATCCGCAGTATCGCGGCCTGATGGGAGGCTATTGGTCGCGCATCGCTGGCGACGAGCGGAATTTCGGATCGACAGTGCATCTTGTCGACAAGGGCGTCGATACCGGCGGCATTCTGTACCAATCGCGCATGGCACCTTCGAAAGAGGACACGCTGCACACCTACCCCCTGCTGCAAACCGCTGCCGCAACCGATATCGCCATCCGCGCCGTCGAGGACGCCCTTGCGGGCAACCTCAGGCCCTTGACGGTCGGCGGACCGTCGCGCCAGTGGTATCATCCGCCAGTCTGGACATGGCTCTGGAACGGATTTACGCGCGGCATCTGGTAG
- a CDS encoding virulence factor yields the protein MADRIIVYWRDIPAQVIIKQGRKTAKRELTLRFTEAIDMCAMRTGAADSGDYLAEWRKAEPTPVSDDLEMEADKAAAELEAAYDRDRLVALVKSGGKDNG from the coding sequence ATGGCAGATCGCATTATCGTTTACTGGCGCGATATTCCGGCGCAGGTCATCATCAAGCAGGGCCGCAAGACTGCAAAACGCGAACTGACCCTGCGCTTTACCGAGGCGATCGACATGTGCGCCATGCGCACCGGTGCGGCCGATAGCGGCGACTATCTGGCCGAATGGCGCAAGGCCGAGCCGACGCCAGTCTCCGACGATCTGGAGATGGAAGCCGACAAGGCCGCAGCCGAACTGGAAGCGGCCTACGACAGGGACCGTCTGGTGGCTCTTGTCAAATCCGGCGGCAAAGACAATGGCTGA
- a CDS encoding methylenetetrahydrofolate reductase C-terminal domain-containing protein codes for MADTAPVVNNTKGNAAPAKKAATGAYTPSGVSPNRRARRSYTIRLWAVRHSRFLEWFYHRFANLFLLLHPLWKTIGYSRVEAPVTFVERNVKGLLFDCRMCGQCVLSSTGMSCPMNCPKQLRNGPCGGVRANGNCEVEPDMPCVWVKAWEGSRNMAKGDAIMNVQKPVNQSLRETSSWLRVTAQAAEAREAAAAAGKDS; via the coding sequence ATGGCTGACACCGCGCCCGTCGTGAACAACACCAAAGGCAACGCCGCCCCTGCAAAGAAAGCCGCGACGGGCGCCTACACGCCATCCGGCGTTTCGCCCAACCGCCGCGCGCGGCGCAGCTATACGATCCGCCTCTGGGCGGTGCGCCATTCGCGCTTTCTCGAATGGTTTTACCACCGTTTCGCCAATCTCTTCCTGCTGCTTCATCCGCTGTGGAAGACGATTGGCTACAGCCGCGTGGAAGCGCCGGTCACCTTCGTCGAACGCAATGTCAAAGGGCTTTTGTTCGACTGTCGCATGTGCGGCCAGTGTGTCTTGTCTTCGACGGGCATGTCCTGCCCGATGAACTGCCCGAAGCAGTTGCGCAACGGTCCTTGCGGTGGCGTGCGCGCCAATGGCAATTGCGAAGTCGAGCCCGATATGCCCTGTGTCTGGGTCAAGGCCTGGGAAGGCTCGCGAAACATGGCGAAGGGGGACGCGATCATGAACGTACAGAAACCGGTCAACCAGTCGCTCAGGGAAACATCCTCCTGGCTGCGCGTCACGGCGCAGGCCGCCGAAGCGCGTGAAGCGGCCGCAGCAGCCGGCAAGGATAGCTGA
- a CDS encoding methylenetetrahydrofolate reductase: MAHIDENPLGRHLPLDPQPGHSSRGRLERVLRRGEFAVTAELNPPDSANPEDVYERAAIFEGWVDGINAVDASGANCHMSSVGICALLTRMGYAPIMQIACRDKNRIAIQGDVLGAAAMGVTNIMCLTGDGVQAGDQPGAKPVFDLDCMSLLETVRTMRDSGKFLSGRKLTTPPQVFLGAAINPFAPPYDFRPYRLGKKIEAGAQFVQSQYCFDVPMFRDYMTKVRDLGFDEKCYILVGVGPLASAKTANWIRNNVPGIHIPDAIIKRLEGAQDQKKEGKQLCIDIINEVKEIKGVSGVHVMAYRQEETVAEIVHESGVLKGRVPWKREENPGDHRVAARLEALKDGKTENQEQMADVAAHRPH; encoded by the coding sequence ATGGCCCATATCGATGAAAATCCCCTTGGCCGCCATCTTCCCCTCGATCCCCAGCCGGGTCACTCTTCCCGCGGTCGTCTGGAGCGCGTTCTGCGGCGCGGCGAATTCGCCGTCACGGCCGAACTCAACCCGCCTGATAGCGCCAATCCGGAAGATGTCTACGAGCGCGCCGCGATCTTCGAAGGCTGGGTGGATGGTATCAACGCAGTCGATGCGTCCGGCGCCAATTGCCATATGTCGTCGGTTGGCATCTGCGCGCTTCTCACCCGCATGGGTTATGCGCCGATCATGCAGATTGCCTGCCGGGACAAGAACCGCATCGCCATCCAGGGCGACGTGCTGGGTGCCGCCGCCATGGGCGTCACCAACATCATGTGCCTGACCGGCGACGGCGTGCAGGCGGGCGACCAGCCGGGGGCCAAGCCGGTCTTCGACCTCGATTGCATGTCGCTGCTCGAAACCGTGCGGACCATGCGCGACAGTGGCAAGTTTCTGTCCGGCCGCAAGCTGACGACGCCCCCGCAGGTCTTTCTCGGCGCTGCGATCAATCCCTTCGCGCCACCCTATGATTTCCGCCCCTATCGCCTTGGCAAGAAGATCGAGGCCGGCGCGCAGTTCGTCCAGAGCCAGTACTGCTTCGACGTGCCGATGTTCCGCGACTACATGACGAAGGTGCGCGATCTCGGCTTCGACGAGAAATGCTACATTCTCGTCGGTGTCGGGCCGTTGGCATCTGCGAAAACAGCAAACTGGATCCGCAACAACGTGCCGGGCATCCATATTCCGGATGCGATCATCAAGCGGCTGGAAGGCGCGCAGGATCAGAAAAAAGAAGGCAAACAGCTCTGCATCGACATCATCAACGAGGTGAAAGAGATCAAGGGCGTTTCGGGCGTGCATGTCATGGCTTACCGGCAGGAAGAAACCGTCGCTGAAATCGTCCATGAATCCGGCGTTTTGAAAGGCCGCGTGCCATGGAAGCGCGAGGAGAACCCCGGCGATCATCGGGTTGCCGCGCGCCTCGAAGCGCTGAAGGACGGCAAGACGGAAAACCAGGAACAAATGGCGGATGTCGCCGCCCATCGTCCGCATTGA
- a CDS encoding methyltetrahydrofolate cobalamin methyltransferase: MTRTIVASATREIIIGFDQPFCVIGERINPTGRKKLAAEMIEGNFDTVIRDALEQVAAGATMLDVNAGVTSVNPNETEPGLLVQTLEIVQGLVDVPLSIDSSVTAAIEAALKVAKGRPLVNSVTGEEEKLEAILPLCKKYDVPVVAISNDETGISMDPDVRFAVAKKIVERAMDYGIKPHDIVVDPLVMPIGALGDAGRQVFALLYRLRNELKVNTTCGLSNISFGLPHRHGINAGFIPMVIGAGMTSAIMNPCRPQEMEAVRAANVLNGTDPNCGNWIMSYRDHKPGEAAATSTAAPGASSGRRGGRAGRARAE, translated from the coding sequence ATGACCCGCACCATCGTTGCCTCCGCTACCCGCGAAATTATCATCGGCTTCGACCAGCCTTTCTGCGTCATCGGCGAACGCATCAACCCGACCGGCCGCAAGAAACTTGCCGCCGAGATGATCGAGGGCAATTTCGACACCGTGATCAGGGATGCGCTGGAACAGGTTGCCGCAGGCGCCACCATGCTTGACGTCAATGCCGGTGTGACCTCAGTCAATCCCAACGAAACGGAGCCGGGCCTGCTCGTCCAGACGCTGGAAATCGTGCAAGGGCTGGTCGATGTGCCGCTATCGATCGACAGCTCGGTGACGGCCGCAATCGAAGCGGCGCTGAAGGTCGCCAAGGGCCGGCCGCTGGTCAACTCCGTCACCGGCGAGGAGGAAAAGCTCGAAGCCATCCTGCCGCTGTGCAAGAAATACGACGTCCCGGTGGTCGCCATCTCCAATGACGAGACCGGCATTTCGATGGACCCGGACGTTCGTTTCGCAGTTGCGAAGAAAATTGTCGAGCGGGCGATGGATTATGGTATCAAGCCGCACGATATCGTCGTCGATCCGCTGGTCATGCCCATCGGCGCGCTTGGCGACGCCGGCCGTCAGGTTTTTGCGCTGCTCTATCGGCTGCGCAACGAACTGAAGGTCAACACCACCTGCGGCCTGTCGAACATTTCGTTCGGCCTGCCGCATCGCCACGGCATCAATGCAGGCTTCATCCCCATGGTCATCGGTGCGGGCATGACGTCGGCGATCATGAACCCCTGCCGTCCGCAGGAAATGGAAGCGGTCCGCGCAGCCAACGTGCTGAACGGCACGGACCCGAACTGCGGCAACTGGATCATGAGCTATCGCGATCACAAGCCGGGCGAAGCCGCCGCGACTTCGACAGCAGCGCCGGGCGCTTCCAGCGGCCGCCGCGGTGGGCGTGCCGGCCGCGCAAGGGCGGAATAA
- a CDS encoding ASKHA domain-containing protein yields MPSGKRGHFPVGTPVLDAARSLGVYVESVCGGRATCGRCQVSVQEGNFAKHKIVSSLDHISVKGPKEERYESIRGLPDGRRLSCSSQILGDLVIDVPQDTVINAQTIRKAATDRVIERNAAIQLCYVEVDEPDMHKPLGDLDRLKVMLEKDWGWKDLLIAPHLIPQVQNILRKGNWGVTAAIHRDMDSSRPFIVGLWPGLKNEAYGIACDIGSTTIAMHLVSLLSGRIVASSGTSNPQIRFGEDLMSRVSYVMMNPDGREAMTKAVREAINVLIGKVCGEGNVDRHDILDMVFVGNPIMHHLFLGIDPTELGQAPFALAVSGALQYWAHEIDIDVNRGARIYMLPCIAGHVGADAAGATLAEGPYRQDRMMLLVDVGTNAEIVLGNRDRVVAASSPTGPAFEGAEISSGQRAAPGAIERVRIDPETLEPKFRVIGVEKWSDEEGFAEAAAAVGVTGICGSAIIEVVAEMYLTGIISTDGVVDGGMAEKSPRILQNGRTFSYLLHDGAQRITVTQNDVRAIQLAKAALYAGIKLLMEKLGIDHVDTIRFAGAFGSFIDPKYAMVLGLIPDCDLSEVKAVGNAAGTGALMALLNRDHRREIEQTVNKIEKIETALESKFQEHFVYAMALPNKVDTFPKLSAAVKLPERKVLSDDGGDGGGRRRRRSRE; encoded by the coding sequence ATGCCGTCAGGAAAGCGCGGACACTTTCCCGTCGGTACGCCCGTGCTGGACGCCGCGCGGTCGCTTGGCGTCTACGTCGAAAGCGTCTGTGGTGGACGGGCCACCTGTGGCCGGTGCCAGGTATCCGTGCAGGAAGGCAATTTCGCCAAGCACAAGATCGTCTCATCGCTCGACCATATTTCCGTCAAGGGACCGAAGGAAGAGCGCTATGAGAGCATCCGCGGCCTGCCCGATGGCCGCCGCCTCTCCTGCTCGTCGCAGATCCTCGGCGATCTCGTCATCGATGTGCCGCAAGACACGGTCATCAACGCGCAAACCATCCGCAAGGCGGCAACCGACCGGGTGATCGAGCGCAATGCCGCGATCCAGCTCTGTTATGTCGAGGTTGACGAGCCCGACATGCACAAGCCGCTCGGCGATCTCGACCGCTTGAAGGTCATGCTGGAAAAGGACTGGGGCTGGAAGGATCTGTTGATCGCGCCACACCTGATACCGCAGGTCCAGAACATCCTGCGCAAGGGCAACTGGGGCGTGACCGCCGCCATCCATCGTGACATGGATTCGTCGCGCCCCTTCATCGTCGGTCTCTGGCCGGGCCTGAAGAACGAAGCTTACGGCATTGCCTGCGATATCGGCTCGACCACCATCGCCATGCATCTGGTCTCGCTGCTCTCCGGCCGCATCGTCGCCTCCTCGGGCACCTCGAACCCGCAGATCCGCTTCGGCGAAGATCTGATGAGCCGCGTTTCCTATGTGATGATGAACCCGGACGGACGCGAAGCCATGACCAAGGCCGTGCGCGAGGCGATCAACGTCCTCATCGGCAAGGTCTGTGGCGAAGGCAACGTCGATCGTCACGACATCCTCGACATGGTGTTCGTCGGCAATCCGATCATGCACCATCTGTTCCTTGGCATCGATCCCACCGAACTTGGCCAGGCGCCGTTTGCGCTCGCCGTATCCGGCGCATTGCAATACTGGGCGCACGAGATCGATATCGACGTCAATCGCGGCGCGCGCATCTACATGCTGCCTTGCATCGCCGGCCATGTCGGCGCCGACGCGGCCGGGGCGACGCTGGCTGAAGGCCCCTATCGCCAGGACCGGATGATGCTTTTGGTCGATGTCGGCACCAATGCCGAAATCGTGCTCGGCAACCGGGATCGCGTCGTCGCCGCCTCCTCGCCCACGGGGCCGGCTTTCGAAGGCGCCGAAATCTCCTCAGGCCAGCGGGCAGCACCCGGTGCTATCGAGCGTGTGCGCATCGACCCGGAAACCTTGGAGCCGAAATTCCGTGTTATCGGGGTCGAGAAGTGGTCGGATGAAGAGGGTTTTGCCGAGGCAGCAGCCGCCGTCGGCGTCACCGGCATCTGCGGCTCGGCGATCATCGAGGTCGTTGCCGAGATGTACCTGACGGGCATCATCTCCACCGATGGCGTCGTGGATGGCGGCATGGCGGAAAAGAGCCCGCGCATCCTGCAGAACGGCCGGACCTTCTCCTATCTGCTGCATGACGGCGCCCAGCGCATCACTGTGACGCAGAACGATGTGCGCGCCATCCAGCTTGCCAAGGCCGCGCTCTATGCCGGCATCAAGCTGCTCATGGAAAAGCTCGGGATCGATCATGTCGACACGATCCGCTTTGCAGGCGCGTTCGGATCGTTCATCGATCCCAAATACGCCATGGTCCTCGGTCTCATTCCGGACTGTGATCTGTCGGAGGTGAAGGCCGTCGGCAACGCGGCCGGCACCGGCGCGCTGATGGCGCTGCTCAACCGTGATCACCGCCGGGAAATCGAGCAAACCGTCAATAAAATCGAGAAGATAGAGACGGCGCTTGAATCGAAGTTTCAGGAACACTTCGTCTACGCCATGGCGCTTCCCAACAAGGTCGATACCTTTCCCAAACTGTCGGCAGCCGTGAAACTGCCCGAGCGCAAGGTATTGTCCGACGATGGCGGAGATGGCGGCGGCAGGCGGCGGCGGCGCAGCCGCGAATAA
- a CDS encoding DNA topoisomerase IB, with protein sequence MDQIITHIAPENGGEGTSSDASADLLYIDCLDRGITRKAGKSEFLYYDEDGKRITDRAVIDRISALVIPPAYTDVIISSDPRSHLQATGRDAKGRKQYRYHPDWSQERGRAKFAQLADFAGHLPKIREKVDTDLRLRKLGIDKALATVVWLLDNLFIRVGNATYVEENGSYGLTTLRNRHVKVEGSTIHFNFKGKSGKEWRLSHRDPRITRAIRMLQELPGQHLFQYLDDDGKRHPINSQDVNAYIRSASGGAFSSRQFRTWGATHMAATALAAIEPGPSQRQRTRQVNEIVDSVAAQLVNTRAVCRSSYIHPKVFDDFETGDLTEILKIRPNRSETLTRWMDDSEIRVLRWLKTSGG encoded by the coding sequence GTGGATCAGATCATCACGCATATTGCGCCGGAAAACGGCGGAGAAGGCACAAGCAGCGATGCCTCTGCCGACCTCCTTTATATAGACTGCCTTGATCGCGGCATCACCAGAAAGGCCGGCAAAAGCGAGTTTCTCTACTATGACGAGGACGGCAAGCGGATCACCGACCGGGCTGTCATTGATCGTATTTCGGCTCTCGTCATTCCCCCCGCCTATACCGACGTCATCATCTCGTCGGACCCGCGGTCGCATCTGCAGGCGACAGGCCGCGACGCCAAAGGCCGGAAACAATATCGCTATCATCCGGACTGGTCGCAAGAGCGCGGCAGGGCCAAGTTCGCGCAACTCGCCGATTTTGCCGGCCATCTGCCGAAGATTCGGGAGAAGGTCGATACGGACCTGCGCCTGCGCAAGCTCGGCATCGACAAGGCTCTGGCAACCGTCGTCTGGCTGCTGGACAATCTGTTCATTCGCGTCGGCAACGCAACTTACGTCGAGGAAAACGGTTCCTATGGGCTGACGACGCTCCGGAACCGTCACGTCAAGGTGGAAGGCTCCACCATTCATTTCAATTTCAAGGGTAAATCCGGCAAGGAATGGCGGCTCAGCCACCGTGACCCGCGGATCACGCGCGCCATCCGCATGCTGCAGGAATTGCCAGGCCAGCATCTGTTTCAGTATCTGGACGATGACGGCAAGCGACACCCGATCAACTCCCAGGACGTCAACGCCTATATACGCAGCGCCAGCGGCGGGGCTTTCTCGTCCCGGCAGTTCCGAACCTGGGGCGCGACCCATATGGCGGCGACTGCTCTGGCGGCAATCGAGCCGGGACCGAGCCAGCGCCAGCGAACACGTCAAGTCAACGAGATCGTCGATTCCGTCGCGGCTCAACTGGTGAATACCCGGGCTGTGTGCCGCTCGTCCTACATCCACCCGAAGGTGTTCGACGACTTCGAGACCGGCGATCTCACGGAAATCCTTAAAATCCGTCCCAACCGCAGCGAGACCCTGACACGCTGGATGGACGACAGCGAAATCAGGGTCCTGCGCTGGCTGAAGACAAGCGGCGGCTAG
- a CDS encoding LysR family transcriptional regulator, with product MNMMLRHALPLLELDILKTFVAIAETGNFTTAAETVYRTPSAVSMQIKKLEEMLGCVLFLRDARSVSLTPKGEILLGYARRMLALNNETVSRFLLPDMNGVVRVGAPEDIGERILPEVLKRFSESYPNVTVDVTIGTSSVMRKRVEEHRMDIVIFNSLTGENTGGGEILMSEKLVWTGIKCGTAHKREPLPVSLWEDGCVWRANAVEKLSESGRSFRVAFLSAHTTGQRAAIQADLAIAPLPRYLIQGDLVALGEADGLPELGSYNIGLQMIDNPSAPVLAVAEYVRTAFIGLQ from the coding sequence ATGAACATGATGCTCAGGCACGCGCTGCCGCTTCTGGAACTGGACATTTTGAAGACCTTTGTCGCGATCGCGGAAACCGGCAATTTCACGACTGCGGCCGAAACGGTTTATCGGACGCCCTCTGCGGTCTCCATGCAGATCAAGAAATTGGAAGAAATGCTGGGCTGCGTACTGTTCCTGCGCGACGCCCGCTCGGTGTCGTTGACGCCAAAGGGTGAAATCCTGCTGGGTTATGCGCGGCGCATGCTGGCGCTTAACAACGAGACCGTGTCACGCTTCCTGCTGCCGGACATGAACGGCGTGGTCAGGGTCGGCGCGCCGGAGGATATCGGTGAGCGCATCCTGCCGGAAGTGCTGAAACGATTTTCGGAATCTTATCCGAACGTGACCGTCGACGTGACCATCGGCACCAGCAGCGTCATGCGCAAGCGGGTCGAGGAACACCGGATGGATATCGTCATCTTCAATTCTCTCACCGGTGAAAACACGGGTGGCGGTGAAATCCTCATGTCCGAGAAGCTGGTCTGGACAGGAATCAAATGCGGCACGGCCCATAAGCGCGAACCACTACCGGTTTCGCTTTGGGAGGACGGCTGCGTGTGGCGCGCCAATGCGGTGGAAAAACTGTCGGAAAGCGGCCGCAGCTTTCGGGTTGCCTTCCTCAGCGCCCACACCACCGGCCAGCGGGCCGCCATTCAGGCAGACCTCGCAATCGCTCCCTTGCCGCGTTATCTGATACAGGGCGATCTGGTCGCGCTCGGCGAGGCCGACGGCCTGCCGGAGCTTGGTTCCTACAATATCGGGTTGCAGATGATCGACAATCCTTCGGCACCGGTGCTAGCCGTCGCGGAATATGTGCGGACGGCCTTTATCGGCCTTCAATAG